From the genome of Canis lupus baileyi chromosome 32, mCanLup2.hap1, whole genome shotgun sequence, one region includes:
- the LOC140622946 gene encoding GTP-binding nuclear protein Ran-like — translation MECGVRRARDASGSTSAMAAQGEPQVQFKLVLVGDGGTSKTTFVKRHLTGEFEKKYVATLGMDVHPLMFHTNRGPIKFNVWDTAGQEKFGGLQDGYYIQAQCTIIMFDVMSRVTYKNVPNWHRDLVRVCENIPIVLCGNKVDIKDKKVKAKSIVFHRKKNLQYYDISAKSNYNFEKPFLWLARKLIGDPNLEPVAMPALSPPELVMDPALAAQYEHDLEVAQTTTLPDEDDDL, via the coding sequence ATGGAATGTGGAGTCAGACGGGCCAGAGACGCTTCTGGAAGCACCAGCGCTATGGCTGCCCAGGGAGAGCCCCAAGTCCAGTTCAAGCTGGTGCTGGTTGGCGACGGCGGCACCAGCAAGACCACGTTCGTGAAGCGTCACCTGACGGGTGAATTCGAGAAGAAGTATGTAGCCACTCTGGGCATGGATGTCCACCCCCTCATGTTCCACACCAACAGGGGCCCCATCAAGTTTAACGTGTGGGACACTGCTGGCCAGGAGAAGTTCGGTGGGCTCCAGGACGGCTACTACATCCAAGCCCAGTGTACCATTATAATGTTCGACGTAATGTCAAGGGTTACTTACAAGAATGTGCCTAACTGGCATAGAGATCTGGTACGAGTGTGTGAGAACATCCCCATTGTGCTGTGTGGCAATAAAGTGGATATTAAGGACAAAAAAGTTAAGGCAAAATCTATTGTCTTCCACCGAAAGAAGAACCTTCAGTACTATGACATTTCTGCCAAAAGTAACTACAATTTTGAGAAGCCGTTCCTGTGGCTTGCTAGAAAACTAATTGGAGACCCTAACCTGGAGCCTGTCGCCATGCCTGCTCTTTCCCCCCCAGAGTTGGTCATGGATCCAGCTCTGGCAGCACAGTACGAGCACGATCTAGAGGTTGCTCAGACGACCACGCTCCCGGATGAGGATGATGACCTGTGA